A single window of Phyllostomus discolor isolate MPI-MPIP mPhyDis1 chromosome 13, mPhyDis1.pri.v3, whole genome shotgun sequence DNA harbors:
- the DERL3 gene encoding derlin-3 isoform X2 produces the protein MAWQGLAAEFLQVPAVTRAYTTACVLTTAAVLELLSPFQLYFNPHLVFRKFQVWRLLTNFLFFGPLGFSFFFNMLFVFRYCRMLEEGSFRGRKADFVFMFLFGGVLMILLGFLGSLFFLGQALTAMLVYVWSRRSPQVRVNFFGLLTFQAPFLPWALMGFSMLLGNSILVDLLGIAVGHIYYFLEDVFPNQPGGKRLLLTPGFLKLLLDAPEEDPNYLPLPEEQPGQQQQ, from the exons ATGGCGTGGCAGGGGCTGGCAGCCGAGTTTCTGCAGGTGCCGGCGGTGACGCGGGCTTACACCACTGCCTGCGTCCTCACCACAGCCGCCGTG CTGGAGCTCCTTAGCCCCTTCCAGCTCTACTTCAACCCGCATCTCGTGTTCAGGAAGTTCCAG GTCTGGAGGCTTCTCACCAACTTCCTCTTCTTCGGGCCCCTGGGATTCAGCTTCTTCTTCAACATGCTCTTCGT GTTCCGGTACTGCCGCATGCTGGAGGAGGGTTCCTTCCGTGGCCGCAAGGCCGACTTCgttttcatgtttctctttggGGGAGTCCTTATGATT CTGCTGGGGTTCCTGGGCAGCCTGTTCTTTCTGGGCCAGGCCCTTACAGCCATGCTGGTGTATGTATGGAGCCGCCGCAGCCCTCAGGTGAGGGTCAACTTCTTCGGCCTCCTCACATTCCAGGCGCCATTCCTGCCCTGGGCACTCATGGGCTTCTCAATGTTGCTGGGCAACTCGATCCTCGTGGACCTGCTGG GGATTGCTGTGGGACACATCTACTACTTCCTGGAGGATGTCTTTCCCAACCAGCCTGGAGGCAAGAGGCTGCTGCTGACCCCCGGCTTCCT GAAGCTGCTACTGGATGCCCCGGAAGAGGACCCCAATTACCTGCCCCTCCCTGAAGAACAGCCaggacagcagcagcagtga
- the DERL3 gene encoding derlin-3 isoform X4: MAWQGLAAEFLQVPAVTRAYTTACVLTTAAVFQVWRLLTNFLFFGPLGFSFFFNMLFVFRYCRMLEEGSFRGRKADFVFMFLFGGVLMILLGFLGSLFFLGQALTAMLVYVWSRRSPQVRVNFFGLLTFQAPFLPWALMGFSMLLGNSILVDLLGIAVGHIYYFLEDVFPNQPGGKRLLLTPGFLKLLLDAPEEDPNYLPLPEEQPGQQQQ; the protein is encoded by the exons ATGGCGTGGCAGGGGCTGGCAGCCGAGTTTCTGCAGGTGCCGGCGGTGACGCGGGCTTACACCACTGCCTGCGTCCTCACCACAGCCGCCGTG TTCCAG GTCTGGAGGCTTCTCACCAACTTCCTCTTCTTCGGGCCCCTGGGATTCAGCTTCTTCTTCAACATGCTCTTCGT GTTCCGGTACTGCCGCATGCTGGAGGAGGGTTCCTTCCGTGGCCGCAAGGCCGACTTCgttttcatgtttctctttggGGGAGTCCTTATGATT CTGCTGGGGTTCCTGGGCAGCCTGTTCTTTCTGGGCCAGGCCCTTACAGCCATGCTGGTGTATGTATGGAGCCGCCGCAGCCCTCAGGTGAGGGTCAACTTCTTCGGCCTCCTCACATTCCAGGCGCCATTCCTGCCCTGGGCACTCATGGGCTTCTCAATGTTGCTGGGCAACTCGATCCTCGTGGACCTGCTGG GGATTGCTGTGGGACACATCTACTACTTCCTGGAGGATGTCTTTCCCAACCAGCCTGGAGGCAAGAGGCTGCTGCTGACCCCCGGCTTCCT GAAGCTGCTACTGGATGCCCCGGAAGAGGACCCCAATTACCTGCCCCTCCCTGAAGAACAGCCaggacagcagcagcagtga
- the DERL3 gene encoding derlin-3 isoform X3, with product MAWQGLAAEFLQVPAVTRAYTTACVLTTAAVQLELLSPFQLYFNPHLVFRKFQVWRLLTNFLFFGPLGFSFFFNMLFVFRYCRMLEEGSFRGRKADFVFMFLFGGVLMILLGFLGSLFFLGQALTAMLVYVWSRRSPQVRVNFFGLLTFQAPFLPWALMGFSMLLGNSILVDLLAPCTSQQACRLHISRPHLLKLVWSLTRVRGLLWDTSTTSWRMSFPTSLEARGCC from the exons ATGGCGTGGCAGGGGCTGGCAGCCGAGTTTCTGCAGGTGCCGGCGGTGACGCGGGCTTACACCACTGCCTGCGTCCTCACCACAGCCGCCGTG CAGCTGGAGCTCCTTAGCCCCTTCCAGCTCTACTTCAACCCGCATCTCGTGTTCAGGAAGTTCCAG GTCTGGAGGCTTCTCACCAACTTCCTCTTCTTCGGGCCCCTGGGATTCAGCTTCTTCTTCAACATGCTCTTCGT GTTCCGGTACTGCCGCATGCTGGAGGAGGGTTCCTTCCGTGGCCGCAAGGCCGACTTCgttttcatgtttctctttggGGGAGTCCTTATGATT CTGCTGGGGTTCCTGGGCAGCCTGTTCTTTCTGGGCCAGGCCCTTACAGCCATGCTGGTGTATGTATGGAGCCGCCGCAGCCCTCAGGTGAGGGTCAACTTCTTCGGCCTCCTCACATTCCAGGCGCCATTCCTGCCCTGGGCACTCATGGGCTTCTCAATGTTGCTGGGCAACTCGATCCTCGTGGACCTGCTGG CCCCTTGCACAAGCCAGCAGGCCTGCAGGCTTCACATCTCCAGGCCCCACCTGCTGAAGCTTGTGTGGAGCCTGACCAGGGTGCGG GGATTGCTGTGGGACACATCTACTACTTCCTGGAGGATGTCTTTCCCAACCAGCCTGGAGGCAAGAGGCTGCTGCTGA
- the DERL3 gene encoding derlin-3 isoform X1: MAWQGLAAEFLQVPAVTRAYTTACVLTTAAVQLELLSPFQLYFNPHLVFRKFQVWRLLTNFLFFGPLGFSFFFNMLFVFRYCRMLEEGSFRGRKADFVFMFLFGGVLMILLGFLGSLFFLGQALTAMLVYVWSRRSPQVRVNFFGLLTFQAPFLPWALMGFSMLLGNSILVDLLGIAVGHIYYFLEDVFPNQPGGKRLLLTPGFLKLLLDAPEEDPNYLPLPEEQPGQQQQ; this comes from the exons ATGGCGTGGCAGGGGCTGGCAGCCGAGTTTCTGCAGGTGCCGGCGGTGACGCGGGCTTACACCACTGCCTGCGTCCTCACCACAGCCGCCGTG CAGCTGGAGCTCCTTAGCCCCTTCCAGCTCTACTTCAACCCGCATCTCGTGTTCAGGAAGTTCCAG GTCTGGAGGCTTCTCACCAACTTCCTCTTCTTCGGGCCCCTGGGATTCAGCTTCTTCTTCAACATGCTCTTCGT GTTCCGGTACTGCCGCATGCTGGAGGAGGGTTCCTTCCGTGGCCGCAAGGCCGACTTCgttttcatgtttctctttggGGGAGTCCTTATGATT CTGCTGGGGTTCCTGGGCAGCCTGTTCTTTCTGGGCCAGGCCCTTACAGCCATGCTGGTGTATGTATGGAGCCGCCGCAGCCCTCAGGTGAGGGTCAACTTCTTCGGCCTCCTCACATTCCAGGCGCCATTCCTGCCCTGGGCACTCATGGGCTTCTCAATGTTGCTGGGCAACTCGATCCTCGTGGACCTGCTGG GGATTGCTGTGGGACACATCTACTACTTCCTGGAGGATGTCTTTCCCAACCAGCCTGGAGGCAAGAGGCTGCTGCTGACCCCCGGCTTCCT GAAGCTGCTACTGGATGCCCCGGAAGAGGACCCCAATTACCTGCCCCTCCCTGAAGAACAGCCaggacagcagcagcagtga